AATGTATTCCCCCAACTTTTCAATTACGTACCAATTACATCCCGCTGACATCACCCGGCAACGCCGGGAGCAGCAGATAAATACCAGGATGTTCACCCACCCTAAAACTATGACGAAATCGACACTGAAAATCGGACGCACATCACGCATTGAGAACCAAAAAAAATAAAACCCAACCCGAAAAAGAAAAACTCTTTATCACATGCGGAATGGAAAACACCTTCTATCTGAATCCAAAAAGAACAGATACAGCCCTTCCACTCAAAACAGACCAGATACAAAAAACTAAAAAATTAAACTAAAAAATTTAAATTATTTACTTTCGCACTCAACGCCAAAAAAACTTCATCCTTTATATTGAACACAAAAAATCAACATAAAAACCACAATAAAACCCAACCACTAAAATATTCCCAACTTACTCACCAAAAATAAAAACCAAACATATTTCATTCACGGTCACAGAAAAAATCAATATCACTCAAGCAAAAAACCTAATTATTTTTTTAAAAACACCAATAAAATAAATTATTGCTCACATTACTTCCGCCAGCACCCACAAATAAAATCAAAAAAATTACACTCCATAATCGACTACCGGACACAAACACCTTCAGCGTACTAAATCCGTCAAGCTGGAGTTGATTAATAAAATGAAACAAGCGCCCACATCGATATTAATCCTAGACACAAACAATTCCACGTTGATAGATTCACACCACTTCCCGACAAACCAAAGTGGATATAATGTCAATAACATTATCCCCCGGTGTTCGCACCTTCGAGCATCCATCCGGCCAGTCTGTCGCCCGCGGCGCAATTGCCAGTCGACTTCTCGCGATCGGCATGGCCCGGAAAGGTCCAATCAATACGCCCGTTGCGATCCGCAGTTTCGAACAATATATCGAGCACTTCGGTGACGACCTGACTTACGGCGAGCTCGGCATACAGATGCGCCAGGCCTTCACGGCGGGCCTCGGTGATGCGGTGGTGGTGCGTACCGCCGACCAGGCCCACGCAGCGCACTATGTCATCAAGAGCGAATTCGGCGAGGACACGCTGCGTATCGAGGCACTTGACCCCGGAGAATTGGGCGATGCGATCCGCGTCTCGGTCGACTACGAAACCCCGGACCCGGAGCTGACGTTCAACCTGACATTCTGGCGCATGACGGTCGACGATCAGGATCGTGTCGGGCAGACCGACAGGGAGGCATTTACCGGCCTGTCCATGGACCCCCAGGCATCGAACTTCGTGCAGCGCATCGTGAATGGCACTTCCCGGCTGGTGCGTGTGACGCGTGTGGTTCCCGAGCCCGAAGCGCCCGACCTAACGCAAAACAACGAGGCGCTGGTCTACAGCCAGTCCGGTTTCTACTTTGCTCATGAGAATGACCTGAATGATTTCCTTGCCGCCATTGCCGGAGAGCCGCAGTTTATCGTCGAGATCGACGGCCGCGACCGGGTGAAGGTAGCGCTTGAAAATCCGATCACCCAGGAATCCATCCAGAGCGCGATCAACGATGCGCTCGGCAACCGCTCTCTCTCCGCCCGGGTAAACGTGACCGCAGGCAACGGCGATAACGGCTTTGCGCTGCGGATCGCCGTAAACAGTGAAGATGGCACCCGCTCGATTCGTATCCTGCCCGCGGTGCAGAACGACGGCGCGGCGGCGCTGGCGCTGGGCAGCCTGCAAGGCGGTCTGGAGGTGGGCCTCTACTCGCAATACCGGCCGGCAATGACCGGGGTCACTACACGGCCCTTCGACGCGGCAGATGACAATACACCGCTCGAGGGTCTACTGCCCGCGGTGGCGCAGCCATGGGAGATCAACTTCGCAGACGGCACCGCAGACGGCAGCTTAACGACTGCCTTGGAGTGGGGAATTGCCGGCGCAACAAGTCCGATGGACGACGGCGATGCCGGCACACCGCTCTCGCTGGCGAGCCTCGCCACCAACCTCGACAGTCTCGTGGCAACCCTGAACGCCGCCGATCCGCTGGGGCGGATCTGGAACTTCAGCCGGATCGGCTACCGGCTGCGGGCAGTCCGCAATGACGGAATGCTGACGCCGTCTGAAGAGGCAACCCTGACTGCCGGTATCGACTATTTCGACAACGCCGTGGGTATCCACCCGGCCTACGCGCTCGAACAGGGCAGCAACGGTCACGCGCCGCTGCTCGCCAATTATCAGGACGCGTTCCGCAAGGTTTCACGCGAAGTCGATATCTTCAATATGCTGATTCTGCCGCGCGGGGATGCACAGACTGATGCGCAGCGCGGCGCGATCTGGGGGGCCGCCAGCGCCTTTTGCCGCGAACAGAACGCCCTGCTGATCATGGACCCGAGAAGCGACGATGACAGCTGGTCGACCGTCGACGAGGTCACCGCAAAAGCCCAACTGATCGATTTCAAGAGCGGCGTGATTCCCGAAGTGTCCTGCGTCTTCTGGCCGCGAGTCAGAACGCCACTGGGACGCACCCAGATCCATGTCGATCCATCCGGCACCATGGCGGGCGTGATCGCCTCAACGGTGGCGCGGCTCGGGGTGTGGAACGCCGCGGCCGGCCTGTCCGCGCCGCTGGTCGGCGTTACCGGGCTCGAATACCCGATGTCGGATGCCGACAACGGCGTGATCAACCCGCGCGGGATCAATGCGCTGCGTGCCAAGTCGACCGGCAACGTCAGCTGGGGCGTCCGCACCCTGGCCGGCGACGACGATTTTTCTAACCGCGACTTCGCCTACATCCCGGTACGCATGACCACTGACTTCATCAAGAACTCGCTGCAGGCGGCACTGCAGGAGTTCGTGTTCAAACCGAACAACCGGGTCACCTGGGCCAATATCGAAATGATGTGCCGCGCCTTTATGCACGGCCTCTACGAGAAGAAGGCCTTCCGTGGCGCAACGGTCGATGACGCCTACCGCGTGCGCTGCGACGAGACCACGACCTCAACCACCGATATCGCACTCGGTGTCATGAATGTCTGGGTCTACTTCGCACCACTATTCCCGGCCGAATTCATTCACCTGCACGTTCAGCACCAGTTCGAGCAACCCTCACTTTAAGGAGGGCGACCATGCCCATCACGCCTGTCACGGTCCGTCCGACCCCGCTGACCAACGCCTACTTCGAATTGTTTCTCGAGGGGCAGTCAGTCGCCGCCGTCACCGCCATCGGCGCTATCAAATCGAGTGTCGCCGCGAATCCGTCCAAGGACGGCACCCAGCTTTACTCGGTCTACAGCCCCGGCGCGGTGACCTACGAGGCCTGCGAGATCAAGCAGGCACAGGTGCTCGATGTCGCGCTGCTGAACTGGTTCGAGCAAGTGCACAGCCCGGTCAGCGCTGGTGCAATTTCCGTCGACGGGATGAAGAAGAACCTGATGATCCACGTCAAGGACAGCCAGATGCGCCCGCGCATCCAGCATGAGCTGTTTGCCTGCCTGCCCACCTCGATCGCCTGGGATGCGCTGGATTCCAACGCCGAGGCAAATACCTTCCTGACTTTCTCGCTGCAGTACGAATACAGCCTGACGAAATACCTGGAACCCTGATCACAGGAGGCGACGTGGGGCAGATAATGGCGGGACAAGTCATTTATGGCGTCGGTAAACGGCGCAACTATGCGTGCCGCCCCCTGGACGAGCAGGCATTGTTCCGGCTGGGCGCCAACCCGGACCGACTGATGCCGCTGGCGCTGATGCAGGGTGAGAACAACCTGTCGCCGGACGATCTGCCGGAGCTCCCACTGATCGACTACGAGCTGATGCTGGCACACCTTTACGCCGGCACTTTCGGCTCCGCGATCGACCAGAACATCGACTGCCCGGATTGCGGCAAGAAATTCTCTGTGGCGTTCTCCCTCAACGACTGGGTGCGCGAAGTCCGCCGCGGCCTGGCACCGCGCAGGGACAGAATCTTCGATAACGTACCCTACGCGCTGCCGACGCGGGCGATCCTGGCATCGGTCAAGCGCGACCGAAAGGCCCTGGCACACAGGCTCTGGCAGGGCGAGACGGCCCTGCGCGCTGACAGGATCGCCGCCTTCGAGGCCGAAGTCGCGAAGGCCTGCCCCCTACTCACCGACGAAATCGAGGCCCCCTGCCCGCGCTGCGGAGAAACCGCGCGCAAGCGCTTCACGCTGCGCGGCCACCTCGCGACACGCCTGCATACCTGGTTGCGCACGCTGTTATCCGATATTCATGTGCTGGCTTCCTGCTACCACTGGTCCGCCGCCGACATCCTCGACCTGCCGCGCCAGACACGCGTTGCACTCATCGACACCATCCAACTGCAGCGCCGTCGCGCGCGCGGTTCGCACTGAGGGCAGTTGAGCAATGGCAGGCTATTTCGAAGACCTTCTCGACAGTTACCAACCGTCCGAAAACACCGCCGCGGCAAATACGCCGTGGACCGACCCGATTGCCGAAGACACCGCTGCAGACCTGCCGTTTTCTGATACGGGCACCCGGCCAAGCACCGACTACGACATAGCGCCGCCCGCTCAACCCGTAGCCCCCGCCGCCGAAACATTTCCGGAGCAGCCTCAGGCCGCTGCGGAATCTTTCGAAGAGCCCCGGCAGCTCCCGGAGGCCGAACCGCTCGAAACCGTCGAGAGAGTCGTCGAACGCGAAACCCGTATTATCGAGAATGTCGCAGAAGTGTCCCCGCCACCGGAGCCCGACAACGACATGCCGCGGCCGCTGCCCGATGCGGACGCTTTTGTGCCGGAAGAAATCGATCCACCGACCACACATGTCCACCAGCACTTTGCGGTTGCCGAGAGCCGCAAGGCATTCGAGCCGGACCCGGACAATAGCGCGCCCCCACCACCGGCGGATCGATACCCGGCACCCGAACCCGCCGAGCTGCCCGAGCACCGACCCGACCCGACGCTGGCGGCGATCGAGACCGAGCTGGCCCGCGCCCTCGACCGCCTGCACGGCGACGGGCAAGCACAGCAACCGTTTGTCTCGGCCGACGATTTCGAACCCGAGGCGGCCGACCACCCGATCCCCGCGGACATAGAATCCGTGCGCGAGGTCACCCGCGAAGTCGTCACCGAGATCCATCATCACCACACCACAGAGAGCCGTGTAGAGCCGCCTGCGGCGCCCGCCCCCAGAACCGCCGCCGAAGCCTCGCGAATCGGTCCGATCCGCTTCGCCGCGGCCTGGAAGACCGGGGAACGCTAAATGGCCGTCACCCAGCTGTCCCAGGTTACCGCGTCCCTCGAGACGCTGCTCGCGGCGAACATCGAGCGGCGCCTCGGTGGCGTGTTGACGATTAACACGAGCGCGGTGTCACCGCTCGATGCATCGCCGGTTACCAATCTCGTCAATATCTACCTCTATCACCTGTACCCCGAGGGCAAGCCCGACCCGACCGAGGAACCGGCGATCAGCCCGTCCCGCCCGGCCTTCTTTTCCAAGCCGCTGACACTTCACTACCACCTGACCGCCTATCAAGCGTCCGGGGGGCTGACGCACCTGACCGAACAGGACCTGCTCGGCCATGCGCTGGCGACACTGCTCGACCACCCCGAGCTGGACGACGCTCTCGCCATCGGGCCGGTTGCGGTGTTCGACGAAGCACTGGTCGGCGCGGACAACCGCTTCGAGATCGAGGTCGTGGTCAAGACGGACAGCGAGGCCCTCAATGTCTGGCCGGCGTACGACGGCGGCTCGGTGCGGCCGAGCCTCTATTTCAAGGTCAAGAATGTGCGCCTCCAGCCCGAAGTGCCACCGGCGCTGTCCGGGCCGATCCTGACCGTCGGCGACGCGGCCCAGCCGAATATGGGACCGCGCCTGTTGCGCGTAACGAGCACCATCACCGCATCCCTCCCGGGAGCGGACGGCAGTGTGCCGCGCCAGTTCACCCGCACACCGGCGGAGCTGTTCCTCGGCGCCGGGCCGGACGACCGCACCCTGCTGCTGCGCGGCACCGGCATCGACCGTTTCGCGGACATCGAACTCACCGTGCCCGTGGGCGACGCCATGGAAACCTTCCGCATTAATTTCGAGGCCAATGCCGCGAATGGCTGGGCGATCGATGACGCACACGGCGAGGTCCGGGTCACCGCCGGCACAGTGGTTGCGCGCCCGGTCGCCGGCATGATGCAGCCACTCTCGCTGGAACCCGGCGATGCACAGATCCGCGTTCTGAGCAGCGCGCCCGGGGCGCAGTACGGCGAATCCACTTCTATCGAAATCCCGTCGAAGCGTTTGCCATTCACGCTGAATCCCCACATCGCACAAGCGGACCAGGTCGCCGGCCGACACTTCCGCCTCGACCTCGACGGCGACTTCGACCTAGAGACGATGGCGCCGGCGGACAACCATGCCAGCTTCCTGCAACTGGCGCTGGGTGGTGCCCTCTACCACGTGCGCGATTCGGCCGCCGCCCTCGAGGCCGGGGAGGCCGCCATCGCCGGTCCGCGACGGATTGACTATGTGCTGTTCGATGAGGCCGATGCGCAGGTGCCAGCCTATGTGCAGCTGTGGATCCGCAACGCGGTCAGCCAGCCGTTCTGGGTCGGGGGGGCTTAGATGCGCAATTTTGTCGAGCACTATGCCGCCGAGATGGACACCATCGTCGAGCTGACCGAAACAGCGCTGACCAGCCGCGACGAGGATGCGCGGATGCAAATGCTGCGCGCACGGCTCGTCGACCCCGAGACTTCGCGCTTTGCCAGGGTGGCGCAGATGCTGGGCCTGACACCGCCCGAATGCGACCTGCTGATCTGCCTGATTGCCCACCATGTGCAACCACGCCTCGACACGGCGATCCGCGCGAGGTCGGCGCATCCCTATATCCATGAAGCGCTGGTCCGGGAGATTTTCTCGCTGGAGCGGATGCCGATTTACACCTCCGACAGCGCCCTGAATGGCTGGCAGCTTGTCCGCGCGCGCGATATGGGCCCCGGCGCGCCGATGGCCTTCGACATCGACCTCGCGGTAGTCGAATGGCTGGCCGGCAGGCCGGGGCTTGCGCCGGCGCTGCGACAGGGGCTGACCCGCTACGACGCACCGGTATCTGGTGACGGCATCGCGCACGACGTGGCGCAGGTGATCCGCAGCGAGAGCGGCAAGTCCCATGGAATCGTTTGCGAGCTGACCGGCAGCGCCGATGCCGACAGCATCGGGACCGCCGCCGGCGTGGCATCGGCGTTGAACACCAGCCTGTGGGTGGTGCAGGCGCAGGAGGAGAAATTCAGTGACGAGCAGCTGCTCCGCATCCACCGGTTCGTCACCGTCCAGAATGCAGCGCTCTACTGGCAGGCGCCCGAGGCCCGCCACCTGCAACCGCGCATTTCGCCATCCGCGCGGCTCCAGTTCACCGCCGGTAGCGATACCCGGTCTGTGCGCACCTCCGCAACCCACAGATACCTGAGCTTCGAGATTCCCACCCCCAGTCGCAATGTACTGCGCGAACAGCTGCGCGCGCGCTTTCCAGACGCACCGGAAAGCAAGCTTCGCCGCGTTGCCGCGATTCGCGGCGTGGACACCCCACTGATCGAGGAAACGCCCTGCGCCGACATCGACGCGCTCGCCCGCCACGCACTGGCACGCAGCACGCGCGCCCTGCATGCGTGGGCAATGCCGCTGTCGACGGACGTGGGCTTCGATGACCTGATTATGGATCCGCCGCTGCGCGCGCGGCTCGAGGAACTGGTCGCGCAGATACAAACCCAACACGAACTGATGGACAGGCCTGAGGTCGCCCGGGTCTATGCCCAGGAGCGGGCGCTGTCGATTTTGCTGCAGGGGCCGCCCGGCACCGGCAAGACACTGAGCGCGCGGGTGCTGGCCGGCGAAGCCGGCCTGCCGCTTTTTCGCGTGGACGTAGCCAGCCTCGTCAGCAAGTGGCGCGGCGAGACCAACAAAAACCTGCGCGAGATGTTTCGGGTGGCGACGCGCTCCGGTGCGATCCTGTTTGTCGACGAGTTCGATGCCGTCGCCTCGAAACG
This region of Microbulbifer sp. SAOS-129_SWC genomic DNA includes:
- a CDS encoding phage tail protein translates to MPITPVTVRPTPLTNAYFELFLEGQSVAAVTAIGAIKSSVAANPSKDGTQLYSVYSPGAVTYEACEIKQAQVLDVALLNWFEQVHSPVSAGAISVDGMKKNLMIHVKDSQMRPRIQHELFACLPTSIAWDALDSNAEANTFLTFSLQYEYSLTKYLEP
- a CDS encoding Pvc16 family protein, translated to MAVTQLSQVTASLETLLAANIERRLGGVLTINTSAVSPLDASPVTNLVNIYLYHLYPEGKPDPTEEPAISPSRPAFFSKPLTLHYHLTAYQASGGLTHLTEQDLLGHALATLLDHPELDDALAIGPVAVFDEALVGADNRFEIEVVVKTDSEALNVWPAYDGGSVRPSLYFKVKNVRLQPEVPPALSGPILTVGDAAQPNMGPRLLRVTSTITASLPGADGSVPRQFTRTPAELFLGAGPDDRTLLLRGTGIDRFADIELTVPVGDAMETFRINFEANAANGWAIDDAHGEVRVTAGTVVARPVAGMMQPLSLEPGDAQIRVLSSAPGAQYGESTSIEIPSKRLPFTLNPHIAQADQVAGRHFRLDLDGDFDLETMAPADNHASFLQLALGGALYHVRDSAAALEAGEAAIAGPRRIDYVLFDEADAQVPAYVQLWIRNAVSQPFWVGGA
- a CDS encoding ATP-binding protein — encoded protein: MRNFVEHYAAEMDTIVELTETALTSRDEDARMQMLRARLVDPETSRFARVAQMLGLTPPECDLLICLIAHHVQPRLDTAIRARSAHPYIHEALVREIFSLERMPIYTSDSALNGWQLVRARDMGPGAPMAFDIDLAVVEWLAGRPGLAPALRQGLTRYDAPVSGDGIAHDVAQVIRSESGKSHGIVCELTGSADADSIGTAAGVASALNTSLWVVQAQEEKFSDEQLLRIHRFVTVQNAALYWQAPEARHLQPRISPSARLQFTAGSDTRSVRTSATHRYLSFEIPTPSRNVLREQLRARFPDAPESKLRRVAAIRGVDTPLIEETPCADIDALARHALARSTRALHAWAMPLSTDVGFDDLIMDPPLRARLEELVAQIQTQHELMDRPEVARVYAQERALSILLQGPPGTGKTLSARVLAGEAGLPLFRVDVASLVSKWRGETNKNLREMFRVATRSGAILFVDEFDAVASKRTDTRNEIARADNQNTAYFLQLIENVYEGTMIFATNRPKEIDEAMLRRIRHTLDFQPPGESERTKLWRLALAPFKPTDELMEFTGVLGPAFSFSGARIKAVVLNAYAQGAASGKAALTVDALRRATLAEARQNGRLPGKRELARVLSYGNAETGEVHA
- a CDS encoding phage tail sheath C-terminal domain-containing protein — encoded protein: MSITLSPGVRTFEHPSGQSVARGAIASRLLAIGMARKGPINTPVAIRSFEQYIEHFGDDLTYGELGIQMRQAFTAGLGDAVVVRTADQAHAAHYVIKSEFGEDTLRIEALDPGELGDAIRVSVDYETPDPELTFNLTFWRMTVDDQDRVGQTDREAFTGLSMDPQASNFVQRIVNGTSRLVRVTRVVPEPEAPDLTQNNEALVYSQSGFYFAHENDLNDFLAAIAGEPQFIVEIDGRDRVKVALENPITQESIQSAINDALGNRSLSARVNVTAGNGDNGFALRIAVNSEDGTRSIRILPAVQNDGAAALALGSLQGGLEVGLYSQYRPAMTGVTTRPFDAADDNTPLEGLLPAVAQPWEINFADGTADGSLTTALEWGIAGATSPMDDGDAGTPLSLASLATNLDSLVATLNAADPLGRIWNFSRIGYRLRAVRNDGMLTPSEEATLTAGIDYFDNAVGIHPAYALEQGSNGHAPLLANYQDAFRKVSREVDIFNMLILPRGDAQTDAQRGAIWGAASAFCREQNALLIMDPRSDDDSWSTVDEVTAKAQLIDFKSGVIPEVSCVFWPRVRTPLGRTQIHVDPSGTMAGVIASTVARLGVWNAAAGLSAPLVGVTGLEYPMSDADNGVINPRGINALRAKSTGNVSWGVRTLAGDDDFSNRDFAYIPVRMTTDFIKNSLQAALQEFVFKPNNRVTWANIEMMCRAFMHGLYEKKAFRGATVDDAYRVRCDETTTSTTDIALGVMNVWVYFAPLFPAEFIHLHVQHQFEQPSL